Proteins encoded within one genomic window of Methanothrix harundinacea 6Ac:
- a CDS encoding CBS domain-containing protein, translated as MGVSVEEIMSKDPVSVEEGDFVTRARQLIRDNQLRGLPILNGEGRVVGIVTDRDMLKVPSTRSNVTVSGFSVEAPLVTPKTDMAEAAKLLLSANYAILPVVPSSEDRRLLGVVSPIDIFKKIDPEKLAGKRAKDAMSRETKTCSPQDPVTKVWDAMVDSDFTGMPVVDERERPLGMITRFDIIKTGGARMGRDTKDVMKVEKLMSTPLFTVAPESSLRDASKLMLDREIGRISVVEDGKLVGIIDRYDVIKAIFGEGQ; from the coding sequence ATGGGAGTTTCAGTTGAAGAGATCATGTCAAAGGACCCGGTCAGCGTAGAGGAAGGAGACTTCGTCACCCGGGCGCGACAGCTTATACGCGACAACCAGCTCAGGGGGCTGCCGATCCTCAACGGCGAGGGGCGAGTCGTCGGGATAGTCACCGACCGGGATATGCTGAAGGTACCGTCCACCAGGTCTAACGTCACCGTCTCCGGCTTCTCCGTGGAGGCCCCCCTGGTCACCCCAAAGACGGATATGGCAGAGGCAGCGAAGCTCCTCCTTTCGGCCAATTATGCGATACTCCCAGTCGTCCCGTCCTCGGAGGACCGCCGGCTCCTGGGGGTGGTCAGCCCCATCGACATCTTCAAGAAGATCGACCCGGAGAAGCTCGCCGGAAAGAGGGCGAAGGATGCCATGAGCAGGGAGACGAAGACCTGCTCTCCCCAGGACCCGGTGACGAAGGTCTGGGACGCCATGGTCGATTCCGACTTCACCGGGATGCCGGTGGTGGACGAGAGGGAAAGGCCCCTGGGGATGATCACCCGGTTCGACATAATAAAGACGGGGGGCGCCCGGATGGGGAGAGACACCAAGGACGTGATGAAGGTGGAGAAGCTGATGAGCACCCCCCTCTTCACCGTAGCTCCGGAGTCGAGCCTCCGCGACGCCTCGAAGCTGATGCTCGACCGCGAGATAGGGAGGATATCCGTGGTGGAGGACGGAAAGCTCGTCGGAATAATCGACAGATAC
- a CDS encoding CBS domain-containing protein, translated as METEIPVRDIMARPVITIDSKVDVVKAANKMFSANVGSLIVIHDDQPMGIITERDLVGKIVARAANPREVKVRDVMSSPLITVHPDVSLSEAAIKMLKSGVKRLPVISSDGKLVGIITDTDLVSGSASIGMGEILSHLIEMHRDSVHFEEQREMIRGICERCGQISDSLESVNGELLCWSCRDGNR; from the coding sequence ATGGAAACAGAGATTCCGGTGCGGGATATAATGGCCCGACCTGTGATCACCATCGATTCCAAGGTTGATGTGGTGAAGGCTGCGAACAAGATGTTCTCCGCAAACGTGGGCAGCTTGATCGTGATTCACGACGACCAGCCGATGGGAATCATAACTGAGCGGGACCTGGTCGGGAAGATAGTCGCCAGAGCCGCAAACCCCAGAGAAGTGAAGGTGAGGGACGTGATGTCCTCGCCCCTGATCACCGTCCATCCAGACGTGAGCCTGAGCGAAGCCGCGATAAAGATGCTCAAATCGGGGGTGAAGAGGCTCCCGGTGATATCCAGCGACGGAAAGCTGGTGGGGATCATCACCGACACCGACCTCGTCTCCGGGTCGGCCTCCATCGGGATGGGCGAGATCCTCAGCCATCTCATCGAGATGCACAGGGACAGCGTCCATTTCGAGGAGCAGAGGGAGATGATAAGAGGGATCTGCGAGCGGTGCGGCCAGATATCAGACTCTCTGGAGTCGGTGAACGGCGAGCTCCTCTGCTGGAGCTGCAGAGACGGGAATAGATGA
- a CDS encoding MogA/MoaB family molybdenum cofactor biosynthesis protein, with translation MIIDVVVVSTSRFRRFGAAAEPKGAEDLSGRAILDRLEAAGRSFTYRLIPDGAEEVRRAILESEADVVVLCGGTGLAPGDMTIEGAEPLFDKTIPGFGEIFRQRSQEEVGTRAILTRAAAGVVGGVPVFCLPGSPSAASLGIDLILAEVDHILHHISE, from the coding sequence GTGATCATAGATGTCGTCGTCGTGAGCACCTCCCGATTTCGGAGGTTTGGGGCGGCAGCAGAGCCGAAGGGGGCGGAGGACCTCTCGGGGAGGGCGATCCTGGACCGGCTTGAGGCCGCCGGCAGGAGCTTCACCTACAGGCTCATCCCCGATGGGGCGGAGGAGGTGAGGAGGGCGATCCTCGAGTCGGAGGCGGACGTCGTCGTCCTCTGCGGCGGGACCGGCCTCGCCCCCGGCGACATGACGATCGAGGGGGCGGAGCCCCTCTTCGATAAGACGATCCCCGGATTCGGGGAGATCTTCAGGCAGAGGAGCCAGGAGGAGGTGGGGACGAGGGCGATCCTCACCAGGGCGGCGGCCGGGGTGGTCGGCGGCGTTCCCGTCTTCTGCCTCCCGGGGTCGCCGTCGGCGGCCAGCCTCGGGATCGACCTGATCCTCGCCGAGGTCGATCACATCCTCCACCACATTTCAGAATGA
- a CDS encoding CGGC domain-containing protein gives MQLTRIGLIRCESAMRTCPGTSCFRAIKERSGNFAPYSGEEIDIIGMASCGGCPGRDAVRQAKEMVRRGAEVIFLSTCMTKPIPSEPACRYSEEIAGAIRKNAGVPVVMGTH, from the coding sequence ATGCAATTGACCAGAATTGGGCTCATCCGATGTGAAAGTGCTATGAGAACATGCCCCGGCACCTCTTGCTTTCGAGCAATAAAGGAGAGATCAGGGAACTTTGCTCCTTATTCGGGCGAGGAGATCGATATAATCGGAATGGCCTCGTGTGGAGGATGCCCCGGGAGAGACGCCGTCCGCCAGGCGAAGGAGATGGTGCGGAGGGGCGCCGAGGTGATCTTCCTATCCACCTGCATGACGAAGCCGATACCCTCGGAGCCGGCGTGCAGGTACTCTGAGGAGATCGCCGGGGCCATAAGGAAGAACGCCGGCGTTCCGGTGGTGATGGGCACCCACTGA
- a CDS encoding Kae1-associated kinase Bud32, whose product MAEEIGRGAEAVITKAGERVTKWRLPKGYRMAALDERIRRERTVMESRIISEARRCGVPTPIVLDVDSFSLTMEHVEGVKLKDRIDPALTEGVGELVGRLHACGIVHGDLTTSNMILQGEKIYFIDFGLAFHDQGIEAQGVDVHVFFQTVRSCHDRPEELISAFGRGYARTYARAGEVLRRVGEIEARGRYL is encoded by the coding sequence ATGGCTGAGGAGATCGGGAGGGGCGCCGAGGCGGTGATCACCAAGGCGGGGGAGAGGGTGACGAAGTGGAGGCTTCCCAAGGGGTACAGGATGGCGGCCCTCGACGAGAGGATCCGGCGGGAGAGGACGGTGATGGAGTCCCGGATCATCTCCGAGGCCCGCAGGTGCGGCGTCCCGACGCCGATCGTCCTGGATGTCGATTCGTTCAGCCTCACCATGGAGCACGTGGAGGGGGTGAAGCTGAAGGATCGGATCGATCCGGCCCTCACCGAGGGGGTGGGGGAGCTGGTGGGAAGGCTCCACGCCTGCGGGATCGTCCACGGCGACCTCACCACCTCCAACATGATCCTCCAGGGGGAGAAGATCTACTTCATCGACTTCGGCCTCGCCTTCCACGACCAGGGGATCGAGGCCCAGGGGGTGGATGTCCACGTATTTTTTCAGACCGTCAGGAGCTGCCACGACCGGCCCGAGGAGCTGATCTCTGCCTTCGGCCGGGGCTACGCCCGAACCTATGCCCGGGCCGGGGAGGTTTTAAGGAGGGTCGGGGAGATCGAGGCCCGGGGTCGGTATCTCTGA
- the albA gene encoding DNA-binding protein Alba has translation MAEDDVVFVGSKPVMNYVLAVVTQFNSGAGEVKIMARGRAISRAVDVAEVSRSRFLGDVKVKDIQISTETLNTDRGETNVSAIEITLSK, from the coding sequence ATGGCAGAAGATGATGTGGTATTCGTCGGCAGCAAACCAGTGATGAACTACGTACTGGCGGTGGTCACCCAGTTCAACAGCGGCGCCGGAGAGGTGAAGATCATGGCCAGGGGACGAGCGATATCAAGAGCAGTGGACGTGGCAGAGGTCTCAAGGAGCCGCTTCCTCGGCGACGTCAAGGTCAAGGACATCCAGATCTCCACCGAGACCCTGAATACCGATCGTGGAGAGACGAACGTCTCGGCCATCGAGATCACCCTCTCGAAGTGA
- the purN gene encoding phosphoribosylglycinamide formyltransferase — protein sequence MTTRIGVISSGRGENLRHIIEAISSGRLPAEVAVVLADQPEAGALRIARGAGIEAAFVDPTGLGRAEYDARLAEHLDRAGVDLVVLTGYMRILTPEFVRRFRGRTINIHPALLPSFPGLDAFQQALDYGVKVTGTTVHLVDEEVDHGPIIHQVAVEVREDDTHESLKARIQEAEYRAYPEALRLFIERRPKVLGRKVVFGGKEVE from the coding sequence TTGACCACCAGGATCGGGGTCATATCCTCGGGGCGGGGGGAGAACCTCCGCCACATAATCGAGGCCATAAGCTCGGGACGCCTCCCCGCGGAGGTGGCGGTCGTCCTCGCGGACCAGCCCGAGGCCGGAGCCCTCAGGATCGCCCGGGGAGCCGGGATCGAGGCCGCCTTCGTCGACCCAACGGGCCTCGGCCGGGCCGAGTACGACGCCAGGCTCGCGGAGCATCTCGACCGGGCGGGGGTGGACCTCGTCGTCCTCACCGGGTACATGAGGATCCTCACCCCGGAGTTCGTGCGGCGCTTCCGGGGCAGGACGATCAACATTCATCCCGCCCTTCTGCCGTCGTTTCCGGGGCTGGACGCCTTCCAGCAGGCCCTCGACTACGGCGTCAAGGTGACGGGGACGACGGTCCACCTCGTCGACGAGGAGGTCGACCACGGCCCCATCATCCACCAGGTCGCAGTGGAGGTGAGGGAGGACGACACCCACGAAAGCCTCAAGGCGAGGATCCAGGAGGCGGAGTATCGGGCCTACCCCGAGGCTCTGAGGCTCTTCATCGAGAGGAGGCCGAAGGTCTTGGGAAGGAAGGTCGTATTTGGAGGAAAGGAGGTCGAGTGA
- a CDS encoding HIT family protein: MRTLWAPWRMEYIRSEKAGACIFCEKIDEDRDAENLILHRGVHHFIIMNAYPYNNGHLMVVPRRHTSTLAGWSSEERAEFLELADLAVAILKKTMNPDGFNIGINMGECAGAGIASHIHLHVVPRWSGDCNFMPVFADTRVIPEHIQETREKLAAALGEVLG, encoded by the coding sequence TTGAGGACTTTATGGGCTCCCTGGAGGATGGAGTACATCCGGAGCGAGAAGGCGGGGGCTTGCATCTTCTGCGAGAAGATCGATGAGGACCGGGATGCTGAGAACCTGATCCTTCACCGGGGCGTCCATCACTTCATCATCATGAACGCCTACCCCTACAACAACGGCCACCTGATGGTCGTCCCCCGCCGCCATACCTCGACCCTCGCAGGCTGGAGCTCCGAGGAGAGGGCGGAGTTCCTGGAGCTCGCCGACCTCGCCGTCGCCATTCTAAAAAAGACGATGAACCCCGACGGCTTCAACATCGGGATCAACATGGGCGAGTGCGCCGGGGCGGGGATCGCAAGCCACATACACCTCCACGTCGTTCCCCGCTGGTCGGGAGACTGCAACTTCATGCCCGTCTTTGCGGATACGAGGGTGATCCCCGAGCACATCCAGGAGACCCGGGAGAAGCTGGCGGCCGCCCTCGGCGAAGTACTGGGATGA
- a CDS encoding amphi-Trp domain-containing protein codes for MVSINGRLGKSKGSPTGGEKFEQEFYMTAAEVAATLRSLADEIEGLGRVEASTGDWTLGVSPADPMKLEVQYKHDPARRELEFQLKLKENP; via the coding sequence ATGGTCAGCATAAACGGAAGGCTCGGCAAATCCAAGGGAAGCCCCACGGGCGGAGAGAAGTTCGAGCAGGAGTTCTACATGACCGCCGCCGAGGTGGCGGCCACCCTCCGGAGCCTCGCCGATGAGATCGAGGGCCTCGGAAGGGTGGAGGCCTCCACCGGGGATTGGACCCTGGGCGTGAGCCCGGCGGATCCGATGAAGCTCGAGGTGCAGTACAAGCACGATCCGGCGAGGAGGGAGCTGGAGTTTCAGCTGAAGCTCAAAGAGAACCCCTAG
- a CDS encoding formate--phosphoribosylaminoimidazolecarboxamide ligase family protein, producing MIDRSKILEVLEGYDLRDPMIGVVASHSALDTCDGAVEEGFRTLAVCQKGREKTYAKYFRTTRVGGRVASGVVDEVRILNRFSDLVRSEQQDALISKNVLFVPNRSFTSYCGIDSVEDEFEVPLLGSRNLLRSEERGEEQDYYWILEKAGLPFPETVEPEEIDELVMVKLPHAVKTLERGFFTAASSEEYREKSELLLKHGVIDQDGLDLARIERYVIGPVFNLDFFYSPILDQVELLGIDWRFESSLDGHVRIPAPQQLTLNEAQVSPEYTVCGHNSATLRESLLEKAFDLAEKYVEATKVHYSPGIIGPFCLQTCVDKDLNFSIYDVAPRIGGGTNVHMAVGHPYGNALWRTSMSTGRRLMREVRIALEKDALEKIVT from the coding sequence TTGATAGACCGGAGCAAAATTTTGGAGGTTTTGGAGGGGTACGACCTCCGCGACCCTATGATAGGGGTTGTCGCCTCCCACTCCGCCCTGGACACCTGTGACGGGGCGGTGGAGGAGGGGTTTCGAACCCTCGCAGTATGCCAGAAGGGGAGGGAGAAGACCTACGCCAAGTACTTCAGGACGACGAGGGTCGGCGGCCGGGTCGCAAGCGGCGTCGTCGACGAGGTCCGGATCCTGAACAGGTTTTCTGACCTGGTCCGGAGCGAGCAGCAGGACGCCCTCATCTCGAAGAACGTCCTCTTCGTCCCCAACCGGTCCTTCACCTCCTACTGCGGGATCGACTCGGTGGAGGACGAGTTCGAGGTTCCCCTCCTGGGGAGCAGAAACCTCCTCCGGTCCGAGGAGCGGGGGGAGGAGCAGGACTACTACTGGATCCTGGAGAAGGCGGGCCTCCCCTTCCCCGAGACGGTGGAGCCGGAGGAGATCGACGAGCTGGTGATGGTGAAGCTGCCCCATGCCGTCAAGACCCTGGAGAGGGGGTTCTTCACCGCCGCGAGCAGCGAAGAGTACCGGGAGAAGTCGGAGCTCCTCCTCAAGCACGGGGTGATCGATCAGGACGGCCTCGACCTCGCGCGGATCGAGAGGTACGTCATCGGCCCCGTCTTCAACCTCGACTTCTTCTACTCCCCGATCCTGGACCAGGTAGAGCTCCTCGGGATTGACTGGCGGTTTGAGTCCTCCCTCGACGGCCACGTCCGGATCCCCGCCCCCCAGCAGCTGACCCTCAACGAGGCCCAGGTCAGCCCCGAGTACACCGTCTGCGGCCACAACTCCGCCACCCTCCGCGAATCCCTCCTGGAGAAGGCCTTCGATCTCGCCGAAAAATACGTCGAGGCCACGAAGGTCCACTACAGCCCCGGGATCATAGGCCCCTTCTGCCTCCAGACCTGCGTCGACAAGGACCTGAACTTCTCCATCTACGACGTCGCTCCCCGGATCGGCGGCGGGACGAACGTCCACATGGCCGTCGGCCACCCCTACGGGAACGCCCTCTGGAGGACCTCCATGAGCACGGGGAGGAGGCTGATGCGAGAGGTGAGGATCGCCCTGGAGAAGGACGCCCTCGAGAAGATCGTGACCTAG
- a CDS encoding formylmethanofuran dehydrogenase subunit C, giving the protein MREIRIKPRRRFLVPVEAEGISPDVLAPLTLEDIERLEVWEGNRRSRLSDLFAIEGDDGPGEAEDAYLLLRGDFSRVKRIGEKMTCGMIEVDGDLGMHAGNGMAGGEISIRGGAGDWLGREMRGGLINVSGDAGDYVGAGYRGESCGMRGGEIRIEGDAGDYLGEHLCGGKITVLGDAGDFPGIANRGGVIIIGGDAHLPGAEMASGTITVFGRARVLPSYQYQDTVDIDGRSLKKFLGDLVDGGKGELYVASLEA; this is encoded by the coding sequence ATGAGGGAGATCAGGATAAAGCCGCGGCGGAGGTTTCTGGTCCCTGTAGAGGCGGAGGGGATCAGCCCCGACGTCCTCGCGCCGTTGACCCTCGAAGATATCGAGAGGCTGGAGGTCTGGGAGGGGAACCGGCGGTCGAGGCTATCCGACCTCTTCGCCATCGAGGGGGACGACGGCCCCGGGGAGGCGGAGGATGCTTATCTCCTCCTCCGCGGGGACTTCTCCCGGGTGAAGCGAATCGGGGAGAAGATGACCTGCGGCATGATTGAGGTCGATGGAGACCTGGGGATGCACGCCGGAAACGGCATGGCCGGCGGCGAGATCTCGATAAGGGGCGGAGCCGGAGACTGGCTCGGCCGGGAGATGCGGGGAGGCTTGATCAACGTCTCCGGCGACGCCGGCGACTACGTCGGCGCCGGATACCGGGGCGAAAGCTGCGGGATGCGCGGCGGCGAGATCCGGATCGAGGGGGACGCCGGGGACTACCTCGGAGAGCACCTCTGCGGCGGGAAGATCACCGTCCTCGGGGATGCCGGGGACTTCCCTGGGATCGCCAACCGGGGAGGGGTGATCATCATCGGCGGCGATGCCCACCTCCCCGGGGCGGAGATGGCGAGCGGGACCATCACAGTCTTCGGCCGCGCCCGGGTCCTCCCATCCTACCAGTACCAAGATACGGTGGATATCGACGGCAGGAGTCTCAAGAAGTTTTTGGGGGACCTCGTCGACGGCGGTAAGGGGGAGCTCTACGTCGCCTCCCTGGAGGCCTGA
- a CDS encoding formylmethanofuran dehydrogenase subunit A — protein sequence MIIEGGIVYDPRNGVLGEEMDISIEDGRVVEESRDGDKIDARGMLVMPGGLDAHAHIAGAKVNTGRIMRPEDGRRGAEARTKLLRPQSGYTVPNCYAIGYRYARLGYTTAFEAATPILEARHTHEELEEIPIVDKGALTLFGNNWEVLECVRDGDLGKLAAFVAWGLRASRGYGVKVVNPGGGEAWGFGGNVKGIDDPVPNFGVTPREIIRGLMRANEALGLPHSVHLHTNNLGKPGNYETTLETLRAVEDIAASRDRQVLHVTHMQFSAYGGTGWKDFESKAPEIAGYFNRHQQFTMDMGQLIFGSATTMTADAPLEYGNARLLKAKWSNHDIELEESSGVVPLVYGRKMPINAIQWAIGLELALLTEDPWQVIMTTDHPNGGPFVNYPEVIALLMSRAKREEELASLHELASSRSSLPSIEREMGWEDIAIVTRAGPARILGLPEKGHLGFGADGDVSIYDIDPKKLDPSKDHERVKAALSRAKYTIKGGEVVVRDGEIVAVPQGRTYWVDASVPEDEAAKVRADLVDKFTRYYSVQLSNYMVQDAYVTRPRVVRAGVV from the coding sequence ATGATAATTGAGGGCGGGATCGTCTACGATCCAAGGAACGGGGTCCTCGGCGAGGAGATGGATATCTCCATCGAGGACGGCAGAGTCGTCGAAGAGTCCCGGGATGGCGACAAGATCGACGCCCGGGGTATGCTGGTGATGCCGGGGGGCCTCGACGCCCACGCCCACATCGCGGGGGCGAAGGTGAACACCGGGAGGATCATGCGCCCCGAGGACGGGAGGCGGGGGGCTGAGGCGAGGACGAAGCTCCTCCGGCCCCAGAGCGGATACACCGTCCCGAACTGCTACGCCATAGGCTACCGCTACGCTCGGCTCGGCTACACCACCGCCTTCGAGGCGGCGACCCCGATCCTGGAGGCGAGGCATACCCACGAGGAGCTGGAGGAGATCCCCATCGTCGACAAGGGGGCCCTCACCCTCTTCGGGAACAACTGGGAGGTGCTGGAGTGCGTCCGGGACGGCGACCTCGGGAAGCTCGCGGCCTTCGTCGCCTGGGGGCTCCGCGCCAGCCGCGGCTACGGGGTCAAGGTGGTCAACCCCGGCGGCGGCGAGGCCTGGGGCTTCGGCGGAAACGTCAAGGGGATCGACGATCCCGTCCCGAACTTCGGGGTCACCCCCCGGGAGATCATAAGGGGCCTCATGAGGGCGAACGAGGCCCTCGGCCTCCCCCACTCCGTCCACCTCCATACGAACAACCTGGGGAAGCCCGGAAACTACGAGACGACCCTCGAGACCCTCCGGGCCGTCGAGGATATCGCTGCCAGCCGGGACCGGCAGGTCCTCCACGTCACCCACATGCAGTTCTCCGCCTACGGCGGTACAGGTTGGAAAGACTTCGAGTCGAAGGCCCCCGAGATCGCCGGTTATTTCAATAGACACCAGCAGTTCACCATGGACATGGGCCAGCTGATCTTCGGGTCCGCCACCACCATGACCGCCGACGCCCCCCTGGAGTACGGGAACGCCCGCCTCCTCAAGGCGAAGTGGTCGAACCACGACATAGAGCTGGAGGAGTCGAGCGGGGTCGTCCCCCTCGTCTACGGGAGGAAGATGCCGATCAACGCCATCCAGTGGGCGATAGGCCTGGAGCTCGCCCTCCTGACGGAGGACCCCTGGCAGGTGATCATGACCACCGACCACCCCAACGGCGGGCCCTTTGTCAACTACCCGGAGGTGATAGCCCTCCTGATGAGCCGGGCGAAGAGGGAGGAGGAGCTTGCGAGCTTGCACGAGCTTGCGAGCTCGAGGTCGTCCCTCCCCTCCATAGAGAGGGAGATGGGCTGGGAGGATATCGCCATCGTCACCAGGGCCGGCCCCGCCAGGATCCTGGGGCTCCCCGAGAAGGGGCACCTGGGCTTCGGGGCGGATGGGGACGTCTCGATCTACGACATCGACCCGAAAAAGTTAGACCCCTCGAAGGATCACGAAAGGGTGAAGGCGGCCCTCTCGAGGGCGAAGTACACCATCAAGGGAGGCGAGGTCGTCGTCCGGGACGGGGAGATCGTCGCCGTCCCCCAGGGGAGGACCTACTGGGTCGACGCCTCGGTTCCGGAGGACGAGGCTGCCAAGGTCAGGGCAGACCTCGTCGATAAGTTCACCAGGTACTACAGCGTCCAGCTCTCCAACTACATGGTCCAGGACGCCTACGTCACCCGGCCGAGGGTCGTCAGGGCGGGGGTGGTCTAG
- a CDS encoding formylmethanofuran dehydrogenase subunit B, translated as MIVEDVLCPFCGCLCDDVKVEVEEGKIVGVKRACRLGSSKILGHERTAAPMVRGDGELVETTYEEAYDRAARILKEAKRPLLYGWCSTVCETAKLGILLAEEVGGVVDSTATVCHGPSIIGIEEKGMAGATLGQIKNRADLIVFWGANPAEAHPRHTGRYSSNARGMFTPEGRGGRKVIVVDVRETRTAKNADKFILIRPGTDYEVLSALRMIVKGKGEIVPETVAGVAKSDLEEAAAMMMAAKFGVVLIGLGLTHSRGRYKNVDNALSLVADLNGFTKFVVMAMRGHYNVAGFGQVCAWSTGFPMAVDLSRGAPYFNPGETAACDLLARKEADALMVVAADPASNFPRATVEAMAEIPVIQIDPFPNPTTLLADVVIPTAVCGIEAEGTAYRMDGLSLRMKKVVDSPYPTDEEAVREILDRVRRLGDDN; from the coding sequence ATGATCGTCGAGGACGTCCTCTGTCCCTTCTGCGGCTGCCTCTGCGACGACGTCAAGGTCGAGGTGGAGGAGGGAAAGATCGTCGGGGTGAAGAGGGCCTGCAGGCTCGGCTCGAGCAAGATCCTGGGGCACGAGAGGACGGCGGCCCCCATGGTCCGAGGGGACGGTGAGCTGGTGGAGACGACCTACGAGGAGGCGTACGACCGGGCCGCCCGGATCCTGAAGGAGGCGAAGAGGCCCCTCCTCTACGGCTGGTGCTCGACGGTCTGCGAGACCGCCAAGCTGGGGATCCTTCTCGCGGAGGAGGTGGGAGGGGTCGTCGACTCCACCGCCACCGTCTGCCACGGCCCCTCCATCATAGGGATCGAGGAGAAGGGGATGGCGGGGGCGACCCTCGGCCAGATTAAGAACCGGGCCGACCTGATCGTCTTCTGGGGCGCAAACCCCGCGGAGGCCCATCCCCGCCACACCGGCCGCTACTCCTCCAACGCTCGAGGGATGTTCACCCCCGAGGGGAGAGGGGGGAGGAAGGTGATAGTCGTCGACGTCCGGGAGACGAGGACGGCGAAGAACGCCGATAAGTTCATCCTCATAAGGCCCGGGACCGACTACGAGGTCCTCTCCGCCCTCCGGATGATCGTCAAAGGGAAGGGCGAGATCGTCCCGGAGACGGTGGCGGGGGTCGCCAAATCCGACCTGGAAGAGGCGGCGGCGATGATGATGGCCGCGAAGTTCGGGGTCGTCCTCATAGGCCTCGGCCTGACCCACAGCCGGGGCAGGTACAAGAACGTCGACAACGCCCTCTCCCTGGTGGCGGACCTCAACGGCTTCACCAAGTTCGTGGTGATGGCGATGAGGGGGCACTACAACGTCGCAGGCTTCGGCCAGGTCTGCGCCTGGTCGACGGGCTTTCCCATGGCCGTAGACCTCTCCCGGGGGGCTCCCTACTTCAACCCCGGGGAGACGGCGGCCTGCGACCTCCTGGCGAGGAAGGAGGCGGACGCCCTGATGGTCGTCGCCGCCGACCCCGCCTCAAACTTCCCGAGGGCGACGGTGGAGGCTATGGCGGAGATCCCGGTGATCCAGATCGACCCCTTCCCCAACCCCACGACCCTCCTAGCCGACGTGGTCATCCCCACGGCGGTCTGCGGGATCGAGGCGGAGGGGACCGCCTACCGGATGGACGGCTTATCCCTGCGGATGAAGAAGGTGGTGGACTCCCCCTATCCGACGGACGAGGAGGCGGTGCGGGAGATCCTCGATCGAGTGAGGAGGCTCGGCGATGATAATTGA
- a CDS encoding molybdopterin dinucleotide binding domain-containing protein has product MVISLKAIMISGRTLGQGATCEAKMSPEFFRATSTCSLADSDYDALGIPEDGNVLVRNGFGEVVVSAKRDGGLPPGLIFIPMGPWANAVVGPETGGCGTPLFKGVEVEVARTDRRVKGVRELFADLAPEGPA; this is encoded by the coding sequence ATGGTGATCAGTTTGAAGGCGATCATGATATCCGGGCGCACCCTCGGCCAGGGTGCCACCTGTGAGGCGAAGATGTCCCCCGAGTTCTTCAGGGCCACATCCACCTGCTCCCTCGCCGACTCGGACTACGACGCCCTGGGAATACCCGAGGACGGGAACGTCCTGGTGAGGAACGGGTTCGGCGAGGTCGTCGTCTCGGCTAAGAGGGACGGGGGCCTCCCCCCGGGGCTCATCTTCATACCGATGGGCCCCTGGGCTAACGCCGTCGTGGGGCCGGAGACGGGCGGCTGCGGGACCCCCCTCTTCAAGGGAGTCGAGGTGGAGGTGGCGAGGACGGATCGGAGGGTGAAGGGCGTCCGGGAGCTCTTCGCCGACCTGGCGCCGGAGGGGCCGGCATGA
- a CDS encoding 3-isopropylmalate dehydratase small subunit, producing MAGRAWKFKDDVDTDAIIPGRYLVINDPEGLARYVFEGVRPEFAGGAEPGDFVVAGRNFGCGSSREHAPLGLKGAGVKAVVARSFARIFFRNAINIGLPLFISPDVERIRDGDEIEIDADAGVIFNRSRGENYPTTPLPPFLQEIVEAGGLVEYTKRMVRSA from the coding sequence TTGGCAGGCAGGGCTTGGAAGTTCAAGGATGACGTCGACACCGACGCGATCATACCCGGTCGCTACCTGGTGATCAACGACCCAGAAGGGCTCGCTAGATACGTCTTCGAGGGGGTCCGTCCCGAGTTCGCCGGGGGGGCGGAGCCCGGCGACTTTGTGGTGGCGGGAAGAAACTTCGGCTGCGGCTCCTCCCGGGAGCACGCCCCCCTCGGCCTCAAAGGCGCGGGGGTGAAGGCGGTCGTCGCCAGGTCCTTCGCCCGGATATTCTTCCGAAACGCCATCAACATCGGTTTACCCCTCTTCATCTCCCCTGACGTGGAGCGGATCCGCGACGGCGACGAGATCGAGATCGACGCCGACGCCGGGGTCATATTCAACCGGTCCCGCGGCGAGAATTATCCGACGACGCCCCTCCCTCCCTTCCTCCAGGAGATCGTCGAGGCGGGGGGGCTCGTAGAGTATACTAAAAGGATGGTGAGGTCTGCTTGA